The following proteins come from a genomic window of Nostoc sp. ATCC 53789:
- a CDS encoding SDR family NAD(P)-dependent oxidoreductase: MATTALIVGAGSGLSASLARLFAKEGFTVALAARQIEKLTQLTSEIDAVSFAADVSKPNEVEQLFIDIDNKIGSPNVVIYNPSFRVRGPLIDLDPGEVAKTLDVTAYGGFLVAQAATKRFLQLGGGAIFFTGASASIKGYAQSAPFAMGKFALRGLAQSIARELAPKNIHVAHFVIDGAIRSAVRQDPVDNPDSTLDPDAIAQTYLSILRQPRSAWTYEVELRPWVENF, encoded by the coding sequence ATGGCAACAACAGCTTTAATTGTCGGCGCAGGTAGTGGACTGAGTGCATCTTTAGCCCGTCTATTTGCCAAAGAAGGATTCACCGTAGCTTTAGCGGCTCGTCAAATTGAAAAACTCACTCAATTGACTAGTGAAATTGACGCGGTTAGTTTCGCTGCTGATGTCTCAAAGCCGAATGAAGTAGAACAATTATTTATTGATATTGATAATAAAATTGGTTCCCCAAATGTTGTTATTTACAATCCCAGTTTTCGGGTGCGGGGGCCTCTTATTGATTTAGACCCTGGTGAGGTGGCAAAAACCTTAGATGTAACTGCTTATGGTGGCTTTCTTGTGGCCCAAGCTGCTACCAAAAGATTTTTGCAGCTTGGTGGTGGTGCTATATTTTTTACTGGAGCCTCAGCGAGTATTAAGGGTTATGCTCAGTCTGCTCCCTTTGCAATGGGTAAATTTGCACTGCGCGGTTTGGCTCAGAGTATTGCTAGGGAATTAGCACCAAAGAATATTCATGTGGCGCATTTCGTGATTGATGGGGCAATTCGTTCAGCAGTTCGCCAAGATCCAGTAGATAATCCTGATAGTACTCTTGACCCAGATGCGATCGCTCAAACTTATCTCAGTATTCTACGCCAGCCCCGCAGTGCTTGGACTTATGAAGTAGAACTACGTCCTTGGGTAGAGAACTTCTAA
- a CDS encoding class I SAM-dependent methyltransferase, whose amino-acid sequence MKIDFGATAVDYAKHRAGFPSSLFNKLSEYGIGLPGQNIVDLGTGTGTLARGFADRGAYVIGIDPSASLLEQARQLSESTQIKVDYRVATAENTELPDASADVITAGQCWHWFDRPRAVQEVTRILRKNGSIAIAHFDWIPLKGNVVEATEQLIQAHNPAWNLAGGNGLHPLWLQDIGEVGFREIRTFSYDVFVSYTQVAWRGRIRASAGVGASLTPEKVEIFDQELATLLEAKFPTPILQVHHRVWAAIAKSPL is encoded by the coding sequence ATGAAAATTGATTTTGGTGCAACTGCTGTTGATTACGCAAAACACCGCGCTGGCTTTCCCAGTTCATTATTTAATAAACTGTCTGAATATGGTATAGGTTTACCAGGACAGAATATTGTTGACCTTGGTACAGGAACAGGAACACTAGCGCGGGGTTTTGCTGATAGAGGTGCTTATGTAATTGGCATAGATCCATCAGCATCACTTTTAGAACAAGCGAGACAGTTAAGCGAATCAACCCAAATCAAAGTAGATTATCGAGTCGCAACTGCCGAAAATACCGAGTTACCAGATGCAAGTGCTGATGTAATCACTGCTGGACAGTGTTGGCATTGGTTTGATCGTCCCCGTGCTGTCCAAGAAGTTACTCGAATATTGAGAAAAAATGGCTCAATTGCGATCGCTCATTTTGATTGGATACCTTTAAAAGGCAATGTCGTCGAAGCCACAGAACAACTGATTCAGGCTCATAATCCCGCGTGGAATCTGGCCGGCGGTAATGGCTTACATCCCCTGTGGTTACAGGATATTGGCGAAGTTGGATTCCGAGAAATCCGCACATTTTCTTATGATGTATTTGTATCTTATACACAGGTCGCTTGGCGGGGAAGAATTCGGGCGAGTGCTGGCGTGGGAGCCAGCTTGACACCAGAAAAAGTAGAAATATTTGACCAAGAATTGGCAACATTACTCGAAGCAAAATTTCCCACACCAATCCTTCAGGTTCACCATAGAGTTTGGGCAGCGATCGCTAAATCACCGCTATGA
- a CDS encoding class I SAM-dependent methyltransferase produces MSEKTVKVIEGNLLPKGDYVSSGFSTIQPDLYFPNIILGNKYDSFWLYLRRDITHNWYVDKRRQKVGFVSRDEAHILYNTALKFRGEKALEIGCWMGWSACHLALGGVELDVIDPMLSEQLFNESVTESLKSAGVKESVNLIPGCSPEKVEEIANKFQRKWSLIFIDGNHEAPAPLNDAIICEQFAEADALILFHDLASPDVGQGLDYFRDKGWNTMVYQTMQIMGVAWRGNVEPVIHQPDPNINWPLPPHLQGYFVSGSVKTATEDKFAEILRAVRPFTLLSEAKLFSLYSQAKQLYCYLFWLPKMLLQAIARIKPIKGN; encoded by the coding sequence ATGAGTGAAAAGACAGTCAAAGTGATTGAAGGAAACTTATTGCCAAAAGGAGATTATGTTTCGTCAGGATTTTCCACTATCCAGCCAGATTTATATTTTCCCAATATAATTTTAGGAAATAAATATGATTCTTTTTGGCTTTATTTACGGCGGGATATTACTCATAACTGGTATGTGGATAAACGACGGCAAAAGGTAGGATTTGTGAGCAGAGATGAAGCTCATATTTTATACAATACGGCCTTGAAATTTCGGGGAGAAAAAGCTTTAGAAATAGGTTGCTGGATGGGTTGGTCAGCCTGTCACTTGGCTCTAGGAGGGGTGGAATTAGATGTAATTGATCCGATGCTATCCGAACAATTATTTAATGAAAGCGTTACAGAGTCACTAAAGTCAGCAGGCGTTAAGGAATCTGTGAATCTAATACCAGGATGCAGCCCTGAAAAAGTAGAAGAGATAGCAAATAAATTTCAACGTAAATGGTCATTGATATTTATAGATGGTAATCACGAAGCTCCGGCTCCGCTCAATGATGCAATTATTTGCGAACAATTTGCAGAAGCAGATGCTTTAATTTTATTTCATGATTTAGCTTCTCCTGATGTAGGACAAGGCTTGGATTACTTCAGAGACAAAGGATGGAACACAATGGTGTATCAAACCATGCAAATTATGGGAGTTGCATGGCGGGGAAATGTTGAGCCTGTAATACATCAGCCAGATCCTAATATTAACTGGCCCTTACCTCCACATTTACAAGGTTATTTTGTCAGTGGTTCAGTTAAAACTGCGACTGAAGATAAATTTGCAGAAATTCTCAGAGCAGTTCGGCCATTTACTTTATTGAGTGAAGCAAAGTTATTCTCGCTTTATAGTCAGGCAAAACAACTATATTGTTATCTTTTCTGGCTGCCAAAAATGTTACTACAAGCGATCGCTAGAATCAAACCTATCAAGGGCAACTAG
- a CDS encoding glutathione binding-like protein gives MIDLYYWTTPNGHKITIFLEEVGLQYTINPVNIGAGDQFKPEFLKISPNNRIPAIVDHEPVDGGAPISVFESGAILLYLAEKTGKLIPQDLRQRTQVLEWLFWQMSGLGPMAGQNHHFSAYAPEKIEYAINRYVNETGRLYGVLNKQLADREFVAGDYSIADIAAYPWIVPYERQSQNLEDFPHLKRWFETIKARPATIRAYEKAEALKTQPLDPDKSRDLLFNQSAKTIQP, from the coding sequence ATGATCGATCTTTATTATTGGACAACCCCAAACGGTCATAAAATTACGATTTTCCTGGAAGAAGTCGGCTTGCAATATACCATAAATCCTGTGAATATTGGAGCTGGAGATCAATTTAAGCCTGAATTTTTGAAGATTTCTCCTAACAATCGTATCCCTGCGATCGTTGACCACGAACCAGTAGATGGAGGTGCGCCGATTTCGGTATTTGAATCTGGGGCAATCTTGCTATATTTGGCAGAAAAAACCGGGAAATTAATCCCGCAAGATTTACGCCAACGCACTCAAGTTTTAGAATGGTTGTTCTGGCAAATGAGCGGGCTAGGGCCAATGGCAGGACAAAATCATCACTTTAGCGCCTATGCTCCCGAAAAAATTGAATATGCCATTAACCGCTACGTGAATGAGACGGGACGTTTATATGGAGTGCTGAATAAGCAACTAGCAGATAGAGAATTTGTGGCTGGCGATTATTCCATCGCCGATATTGCTGCTTATCCCTGGATTGTGCCCTATGAACGCCAAAGTCAGAATCTAGAGGATTTTCCTCACCTCAAGCGCTGGTTTGAGACAATTAAAGCTCGTCCGGCAACAATTCGCGCCTACGAGAAAGCAGAAGCATTGAAAACTCAACCACTTGATCCAGATAAGTCACGAGATTTGTTATTTAACCAGTCGGCAAAGACTATTCAACCTTGA
- a CDS encoding 1-acyl-sn-glycerol-3-phosphate acyltransferase: protein MSKKQHLLKKKPGWSLDERDPKFIESLMPLLGFFYKYYFQVQTSGWENIPSQEKVLFVGSHNGGLAAPDMGMVMYDWFRRFGTEKPVYGLMHPKAWQVSQPLAQIAAKAGAIIAHPKMAYTALHSGASVLVYPGGAEDVFRPHYLRNKIYFAGRQGFIKLALRENVPIVPVISWGAHDTLIVLADFYKVVQQLHEWGMPWLLGIDPEVFPIYLGLPWGLAIGPLPNIPLPVPMYTRVCPPIVFERYGREAASDRHYVNECYELVVSQMQEELDNLVKITAESNSR, encoded by the coding sequence ATGTCAAAAAAGCAACATCTCTTAAAGAAAAAACCCGGTTGGTCTTTGGATGAGCGAGATCCAAAGTTCATAGAATCTCTGATGCCTTTATTAGGCTTTTTCTATAAGTACTATTTTCAAGTGCAAACTAGTGGCTGGGAAAATATTCCATCCCAAGAAAAAGTCTTATTTGTCGGTTCGCATAATGGAGGACTGGCGGCTCCCGATATGGGAATGGTCATGTATGACTGGTTCAGACGATTTGGTACGGAGAAACCCGTTTATGGTTTAATGCATCCCAAAGCTTGGCAGGTTAGCCAACCACTAGCGCAAATAGCTGCCAAGGCTGGAGCAATCATAGCTCATCCAAAAATGGCCTACACTGCGTTGCACTCTGGCGCTAGTGTGCTGGTTTATCCAGGTGGAGCCGAAGATGTGTTTCGACCACATTATTTGCGTAACAAAATCTACTTTGCAGGGCGACAAGGATTTATCAAGTTAGCATTGCGAGAAAATGTGCCGATTGTACCTGTAATTTCCTGGGGCGCTCACGATACGCTGATTGTACTGGCTGACTTCTACAAAGTTGTGCAGCAACTCCACGAATGGGGAATGCCTTGGCTGCTTGGGATTGATCCAGAAGTTTTTCCGATCTATCTCGGATTGCCTTGGGGATTAGCAATTGGTCCATTGCCCAACATTCCATTACCTGTGCCCATGTACACACGGGTTTGTCCGCCGATTGTATTTGAACGCTATGGTCGAGAAGCAGCTAGCGATCGCCACTATGTCAATGAATGTTATGAATTAGTTGTGAGCCAGATGCAAGAAGAGTTAGATAACTTAGTCAAGATAACTGCTGAGTCGAATAGTAGGTAA
- a CDS encoding MoaD/ThiS family protein: MSKSAITVTVKLFAAYQEAFKVSELVLEFPNSMPVKAVCDRLIAEHPELSQWRDITRFGINLIFVEPDTLLQDGDEVVLIPPVSGG, encoded by the coding sequence ATGTCTAAATCTGCAATCACCGTTACCGTCAAATTGTTCGCTGCTTATCAAGAAGCCTTTAAGGTTTCGGAACTTGTACTGGAATTTCCCAATAGTATGCCAGTTAAAGCAGTATGCGATCGCCTCATAGCCGAACACCCTGAACTTTCCCAATGGCGAGACATCACCCGCTTCGGGATTAATTTAATATTTGTTGAACCAGATACCCTATTACAAGATGGGGATGAAGTCGTATTGATTCCACCAGTTAGCGGCGGCTAG
- a CDS encoding Uma2 family endonuclease → MTSLSALTLPDHTQLPDSDGTFVKNWQEHPQSILLTDSIKLVLEELHPDSQYCIGQDLGIYWRLTDPPEKGAEAPDWFYVPNVPPTLEGKTRRSYVLWKEYVAPLIVIEFVSGDGSEERNNTPPSQGEGGNVGKFWVYEQAIRVPYYGIYEVAKAQVEVYHLIDNTYERMQPNERGHYPIVPMGVELGIWQGFYQNAELPWLRWWNAQGNLLLTGEERAVIERQKRERIVEKLRTLSAEQLNALGIDLEMLD, encoded by the coding sequence ATGACTTCCCTATCGGCATTAACTTTACCTGACCACACCCAGTTACCAGACTCAGACGGTACATTCGTGAAAAACTGGCAAGAGCATCCCCAAAGTATCTTACTTACTGACTCGATTAAACTTGTCTTAGAGGAACTTCATCCTGATAGTCAATATTGTATTGGGCAAGATTTAGGTATCTACTGGCGATTGACAGATCCTCCAGAGAAAGGGGCTGAAGCACCAGATTGGTTTTATGTACCCAATGTACCGCCAACCCTTGAAGGTAAAACACGGCGTTCTTATGTGCTGTGGAAGGAGTATGTCGCGCCCTTGATTGTGATTGAATTTGTCTCTGGAGATGGTTCAGAAGAACGAAATAACACACCGCCATCTCAAGGTGAAGGTGGAAATGTTGGTAAATTTTGGGTTTATGAACAGGCAATTCGAGTGCCTTATTATGGGATTTATGAAGTAGCAAAAGCGCAAGTGGAAGTTTATCACCTAATAGATAATACTTATGAACGAATGCAACCCAATGAACGAGGACATTACCCAATTGTTCCTATGGGTGTAGAGTTAGGAATCTGGCAAGGATTTTATCAAAATGCAGAGTTACCTTGGTTGCGCTGGTGGAATGCACAAGGAAATTTACTGCTAACGGGTGAGGAACGGGCTGTGATTGAGCGACAAAAGCGGGAGAGAATTGTAGAGAAATTGCGTACTCTCTCTGCTGAACAACTCAACGCTTTAGGAATTGACCTAGAAATGTTGGATTAG
- a CDS encoding tetratricopeptide repeat protein, translated as MKLKSKPKSAFVQPFSCMMLSILTVISLSPLALAVSGKVSLHSPEQNAQRQPQKLAQFSDTGPSERSQMLQQANALFNQGDLTGAEENFRKLIKKFPDDAFGHFQLGNVLFRQKKPEEAISAYQEAIRLQSKYALAYNAIGMVYASQSRWEEAITEYKKALEINPNYGEGLTNFALALWQTNKKDEALSSLEKALNIFKSQNRGEKVNQVERILKEIKTAEDPSVS; from the coding sequence ATGAAGCTGAAGAGCAAACCCAAATCAGCATTTGTTCAACCTTTTAGCTGCATGATGCTGAGTATTCTAACTGTAATTAGTTTATCACCATTAGCGTTAGCGGTTTCTGGAAAAGTTTCTTTGCATTCGCCAGAACAGAATGCACAGAGACAACCACAAAAACTAGCCCAGTTTTCAGACACAGGGCCATCAGAGCGATCGCAAATGCTGCAACAAGCCAATGCTTTATTTAATCAGGGAGACTTAACAGGTGCAGAGGAAAATTTCCGCAAGTTAATTAAAAAATTCCCAGACGATGCCTTTGGACACTTTCAACTGGGAAATGTGCTTTTTCGGCAAAAGAAACCAGAAGAAGCAATTAGCGCCTATCAAGAAGCCATTCGTCTTCAGTCAAAATACGCTCTAGCTTATAATGCGATCGGTATGGTTTACGCTAGCCAAAGTCGCTGGGAAGAAGCCATTACTGAATATAAAAAAGCTCTGGAAATTAATCCTAATTATGGCGAAGGGCTGACTAATTTTGCACTAGCATTGTGGCAAACAAATAAAAAAGACGAGGCGCTATCTTCTTTAGAAAAAGCTTTAAATATTTTCAAATCACAGAATAGAGGTGAAAAAGTTAACCAAGTAGAAAGAATTTTAAAAGAGATCAAAACTGCTGAAGATCCTAGTGTTTCCTGA
- the acs gene encoding acetate--CoA ligase: MSEPNIESILQENRLFHPPSEFSQNAHIKSLDDYKRLYEKAKADPQQFWADLAGTELEWFQKWDTVLDWQPPFAKWFVGGKMNISYNCLDRHLTTWRKNKAALIWEGEPGDSRTLTYAQLHREVCQFANVLKQLGVQKGDRVGIYMPMIPEAAIAMLACARIGAPHGVVFGGFSAEALRDRLIDATAKLVITADGGWRKDAIVPLKEQVDKALADGAVPSVENVLVVKRTGQETYMQGGRDHWWHDLQKGVSADCPAEPMDSEDMLFVLYTSGSTGKPKGVVHTTAGYNLYTHITTKWIFDLQDTDVYWCTADVGWITGHSYIVYGPLSNGATTVMYEGAPRASNPGCFWDVIEKYGVNIFYTAPTAIRAFIKMGEHHPNARNLSSLRLLGSVGEPINPEAWMWYQKVIGGDRCPIVDTWWQTETGGIMITPLPGAIPTKPGSATLPFPGIIADVVDLEGNTVPNNEGGYLAVRHPWPGMMRTVYGDPERFRRTYWEHIPPQDGKYTYFAGDGARQDEDGYFWVMGRVDDVLNVSGHRLGTMEVESALVSHPAVAEAAVVGKPDELKGEEVVAFVTLEGTYQGSEELSKELKQHVVKEIGAIARPGEIRFTDALPKTRSGKIMRRLLRNLAAGQEVSGDTSTLEDRSVLDKLREGT, from the coding sequence ATGTCTGAACCAAATATCGAATCAATCCTCCAAGAGAACCGCCTCTTCCATCCTCCTAGTGAATTCTCGCAGAACGCCCATATTAAAAGCTTGGATGACTACAAGCGTCTCTATGAAAAAGCCAAAGCCGATCCACAGCAATTTTGGGCAGATTTGGCTGGAACAGAATTAGAATGGTTCCAAAAATGGGACACGGTGCTAGATTGGCAACCGCCTTTTGCAAAGTGGTTTGTTGGCGGTAAGATGAATATTTCTTACAACTGCCTTGACAGACATCTCACTACTTGGCGCAAAAATAAAGCAGCATTGATTTGGGAAGGAGAACCAGGTGATTCCCGTACCCTAACTTACGCCCAACTACACCGGGAAGTTTGCCAATTCGCCAATGTATTGAAGCAACTGGGTGTACAAAAAGGCGATCGCGTTGGAATTTATATGCCAATGATTCCCGAAGCTGCGATCGCAATGTTAGCCTGTGCCAGAATTGGCGCACCCCACGGTGTAGTATTTGGTGGTTTTAGTGCCGAAGCTTTGCGCGATCGCTTAATTGATGCTACAGCTAAATTGGTAATCACGGCTGATGGTGGTTGGCGCAAAGATGCGATCGTTCCTCTCAAAGAACAGGTAGATAAAGCCTTAGCTGATGGTGCTGTTCCTAGCGTCGAAAATGTCCTCGTTGTCAAGCGTACCGGACAAGAAACTTATATGCAGGGCGGACGCGATCATTGGTGGCATGATTTACAAAAGGGTGTATCAGCAGATTGCCCCGCCGAACCGATGGATAGTGAAGATATGCTATTTGTCCTCTACACTTCTGGTAGTACCGGCAAACCGAAGGGCGTAGTGCATACAACTGCTGGTTATAATTTGTATACCCATATCACCACCAAGTGGATATTCGATCTCCAAGACACAGATGTATATTGGTGTACTGCGGATGTAGGTTGGATTACTGGACATAGTTACATTGTCTACGGCCCACTTTCCAACGGTGCAACGACGGTGATGTATGAAGGTGCGCCTCGTGCTTCTAATCCTGGCTGTTTCTGGGATGTAATTGAAAAATACGGCGTTAATATCTTTTATACCGCACCTACGGCAATTCGGGCATTTATTAAAATGGGTGAACACCATCCCAACGCGCGAAACTTGTCTTCGTTGCGTTTGCTAGGAAGCGTTGGTGAACCCATTAACCCAGAAGCTTGGATGTGGTATCAGAAAGTAATTGGTGGCGATCGCTGTCCAATTGTTGATACCTGGTGGCAAACGGAAACCGGCGGTATCATGATTACACCATTACCAGGGGCAATTCCCACCAAACCAGGTTCAGCAACTCTTCCCTTCCCAGGAATTATTGCAGATGTCGTAGATTTAGAAGGAAACACCGTACCCAATAATGAAGGCGGTTATCTAGCAGTGCGTCATCCGTGGCCAGGAATGATGCGGACAGTCTACGGCGATCCAGAACGCTTCCGCCGCACTTATTGGGAACATATTCCACCCCAAGATGGTAAATATACTTACTTTGCTGGTGATGGCGCAAGACAAGATGAAGACGGTTACTTCTGGGTCATGGGTCGTGTGGATGACGTACTGAATGTATCAGGACATCGCCTTGGTACAATGGAAGTAGAATCAGCCTTAGTTTCTCATCCAGCCGTTGCAGAAGCGGCGGTAGTGGGTAAGCCGGATGAACTCAAAGGTGAAGAAGTAGTTGCTTTTGTGACTTTAGAAGGTACTTATCAGGGAAGTGAAGAACTGAGTAAAGAACTCAAGCAGCACGTTGTGAAAGAAATTGGTGCGATCGCACGTCCGGGAGAAATTCGCTTTACCGACGCTTTGCCCAAAACGCGATCGGGTAAAATTATGCGGCGCTTATTGCGGAATCTAGCTGCTGGGCAAGAGGTATCTGGTGATACTTCAACATTAGAAGATAGAAGCGTGTTGGATAAATTGCGGGAAGGTACGTAA